In the genome of Muntiacus reevesi chromosome 5, mMunRee1.1, whole genome shotgun sequence, one region contains:
- the SYT2 gene encoding synaptotagmin-2, giving the protein MRSIFKRNQEPMVAPATTAVPAGPADNSTESGGVGEGKEDVFAMLKERFFNEIVKLPLPPWALIAIAVVTGLLLLTCCFCICKKCCCKKKKNKKEKGKGAKNAMNMKDMRGGQDDDDAETGLTEGEGEGEEEKEPENLGKLQFSLDYDFQANQLTVGVLQAAELPALDMGGTSDPYVKVFLLPDKKKKYETKVHRKTLNPAFNETFTFKVPYQELGGKTLVMAIYDFDRFSKHDIIGEVKVPMNTVDLGQPIEEWRDLQGGEKEEPEKLGDICTSLRYVPTAGKLTVCILEAKNLKKMDVGGLSDPYVKIHLMQNGKRLKKKKTTVKKKTLNPYFNESFSFEIPFEQIQKVQVVVTVLDYDKLGKNEAIGKIFVGSNATGTELRHWSDMLANPRRPIAQWHSLKPEEEVDALLGKSK; this is encoded by the exons ATGAGGAGCATCTTCAAGAGGAACCAGGAGCCCATGGTGGCTCCCGCCACCACCGCCGTGCCCGCCGGCCCGGCAGACAACTCCACAGAGAGCGGGGGTGTGGGCGAGGGCAAGGAGGACGTGTTTGCCATGCTCAAGGAGAGGTTCTTCAACGAGATCGTCAAGCTCCCTC TACCCCCCTGGGCGCTGATCGCCATCGCCGTGGTCACGGGCCTTCTGCTGCTCACCTGCTGCTTCTGCATCTGCAAGAAGTGCTGctgcaagaagaagaagaacaagaaGGAGAAGGGCAAGGGTGCCAAGAACGCCATGAACATGAAGGACATGCGGGGCGGCCAG GACGATGACGATGCGGAGACGGGCCTGACGGAGGGCGAGGGCGAGGGCGAGGAGGAGAAGGAGCCCGAGAACCTGGGCAAGCTGCAGTTCTCCCTGGACTACGACTTCCAGGCCAACCAG CTCACTGTGGGCGTCCTGCAAGCCGCGGAACTGCCCGCCCTGGACATGGGCGGCACCTCGGACCCTTACGTCAAGGTCTTCCTCCttccagacaagaaaaagaaatatgagacCAAAGTCCATCGGAAGACGCTGAACCCCGCCTTCAACGAGACCTTCACCTTCAAG GTGCCGTACCAGGAGCTGGGCGGCAAGACCCTGGTGATGGCCATCTACGACTTCGACCGCTTCTCCAAGCACGACATCATCGGTGAGGTGAAGGTGCCCATGAACACGGTGGACCTGGGGCAGCCCATCGAGGAGTGGCGGGACCTGCAGGgcggggagaaggaggag CCGGAGAAGCTGGGCGACATCTGCACCTCGCTGCGCTACGTGCCCACGGCCGGGAAGCTCACCGTCTGCATCCTGGAGGCAAAGAACCTGAAGAAGATGGACGTGGGCGGCCTTTCAG ACCCCTACGTGAAGATCCACCTGATGCAGAACGGTAAAAGGCTCAAGAAGAAGAAGACGACAGTGAAGAAGAAGACCCTGAACCCTTACTTCAACGAGTCCTTCAGCTTCGAGATCCCCTTCGAGCAGATCCAG aAGGTGCAGGTGGTGGTCACCGTGTTGGACTATGACAAGCTGGGCAAGAACGAGGCCATCGGCAAGATCTTCGTGGGCAGCAACGCCACGGGCACGGAGCTGCGGCACTGGTCAGACATGCTGGCCAACCCCCGCCGGCCCATCGCGCAGTGGCACTCGCTCAAGCCCGAGGAGGAGGTGGACGCGCTGCTGGGCAAGAGCAAGTAG
- the LOC136169430 gene encoding uncharacterized protein — MAGTLPHPLTCVRAPALGSLLPAATPAPPAGGAGTGHRDCTRFRAAVLGRGPCDLETTEQGPSEASRASAPRRAIPRPAHSHTPPRPRPHAAPPRPHAHAAPPPRTRTSRPRPAHTPPRPAHTQPRPRAHAAPPHPAHTHTPPRPTPPTRTRRPAPPTHAQLRAHSRMAAPRAQVRLTPPSCSLTPRVKSASPPAPHARGAPDAVAPPPLRALVKGSPAAPRPAPRAQTGVPGSWWGPSGVAPALLHVGPVQTARVRGSRRWLGLWSGPDAPGWTRSPASEMLGAGPRAGKQGRSAPAVGQDTPGVGSRSSSEVGVRIPVHTQPRPAAPSGGRGGRGTADPEPRAVVLDPEYGSPASSPRVGCPPQPRPQQAWPPRSTNRGRGCGQDGPQTPQSSRVSSPTPPVPAPALRLLKPPGQGGQAQAPAACGPPGPQPASQEGRLYSPLPPLGRALRRPPPTLSGLSQRSRPGRPRRLSPWGLQNVNAYKPWVSSREKPEMSDL; from the exons ATGGCCGGGACACTCCCGCACCCACTGACCTGTGTCCGTGCTCCGGCGCTGGGCAGCCTCCTCCCTGCGGCCACTCCTGCCCCGCCAGCTGGGGGGGCAGGGACAGGTCACCGGGATTGTACTCGTTTTCGAGCTGCAGTGCTGGGAAGGGGACCCTGTGACCTGGAGACAACCGAACAGGGGCCTTCAGAAGCCAGCCGAGCCTCTGCCCCCAGGCGCGCcatcccccgccccgcccactcgcacacgccgccccgcccccgcccacacgccgccccgccccgcccacacgcacacgccgccccgcccccgcgcaCACGCACaagccgcccccgccccgcccacacgccgccccgccccgcccacacgcagccccgcccccgcgcACACgcagccccgccccaccccgcccacaCGCACAcgccaccccgccccaccccgcccacaCGCacacgccgccccgccccgcccacgcACGCCCAGCTCCGCGCCCACAGCCGCATGGCCGCCCCCAGAGCCCAGGTCCGCCTCACACCCCCGAGCTGCTCCCTGACCCCGCGTGTGAAGTCCGCGTCTCCCCCAGCTCCCCACGCCCGGGGAGCCCCTGACGCCGTAGCCCCAC CTCCCCTCAGGGCACTTGTGAAGGGCTCGcctgccgccccccgccccgcgccccgagCACAGACGGGTGTCCCGGGCTCCTGGTGGGGCCCCAGCGGTGTCGCCCCGGCCCTGCTCCATGTGGGGCCCGTGCAGACGGCCCGGGTGCGTGGGAGCCGTCGGTGGCTGGGCCTGTGGTCGGGTCCCGATGCCCCCGGGTGGACACGCAGCCCTGCTTCTGAGATGCTGGGGGCGGGGCCCCGGGCTGGAAAACAGGGGCGCTCAGCTCCTGCCGTTGGGCAGGACACCCCAGGAGTGGGCAGCCGCAGCTCCTCTGAGGTGGGGGTGCGGATCCCCGTCCAcacccagccccgccccgccgccccctcGGGAGGAAGAGGCGGGAGGGGGACCGCGGACCCCGAGCCCCGAGCCGTCGTGTTGGACCCCGAGTACGGCAGCCCTGCCAGCAGCCCCCGAGTGGGGTGCCCACCCCAGCCGAGGCCACAGCAGGCGTGGCCCCCGCGCTCCACAAACCGGGGGAGGGGGTGCGGGCAGGATGGACCCCAGACCCCTCAGAGCAGCCGGGTGTCCTCCCCGACCCCTCCCGTCCCAGCACCAGCGTTACGGCTTCTGAAGCCCCCAGGCCAGGGTGGGCAGGCCCAGGCCCCTGCAGCGTGCGGCCCACCGGGACCCCAGCCCGCCTCACAGGAAGGACGCCTGTACAGCCCCCTGCCCCCGCTTGGCCGCGCCCTCCGCCGCCCTCCACCGACTCTGTCTGGTCTCTC ccagCGGAGCAGGCCTGGGCGCCCGCGCAGACTGAGCCCATGGGGTCTGCAGAATGTCAACGCCTACAAGCCCTGGGTTAGCTCGCGGGAGAAACCCGAGATGTCTGACCTCTGA